Within the Arthrobacter sp. UKPF54-2 genome, the region CGAAAGCGTCCGCAAGGAGGCTGATCCCCTGAAAGTGGCGCGCGCCGGCGCCGCTGACCTGATTGTGGTGAAGGTGGCGCCCCTTGGCGGCGTGCGGCGGGCACTGGAGATCGTGGCACAGGCCGGCCTGCCCGCCGTCGTCAGTTCCGCCCTGGACACCTCCGTGGGCATCCGCGCCGGGCTGGCGCTCGCCGCGGCCCTGCCCGAACTGCCCTACGCGTGCGGGCTCGGCACGGTCTCGCTGCTCGACGCCGATGTCACCCGGGATTCCCTGGTCCCCGACGACGGCGCCATCCGGCTCCGCAACGTCGCCGTCGACCCCGAACTGCTGGCCGAACATGCGGCCCCGCCGGAGCGCAGGGACTGGTGGCTGCACCGGCTCCGGCGGGTCTACGGCGAGCTCGCAGCAACGCGCTAAGGCTTTCGCCCTTTCAATGGCGCGAGCCGCGGGTCAGCGGCCGGCCGCGTACAGGGCTCCAACCTGAGATTGGGTCAGCACCGTCGGGTAGACGGCGGCGTTGTCGATGCTGCCCCGGAAAATCGTGTTCTCGGCGGCCCCGGGCCATTCGCGGTTCTTGTCGAAGTCCATGCTGTCGTAGCCGACCCGCCAGTAGCCGTCGTAGGTGCGCTCGGCGACCAGACGCGGGTTGTCGGCCTTCGGGACGCCGTCGATGTAGAGCACCGATCCGGCAGGACCGGAGGTGGCCGTGGCGAGGTGCCAGCGGCCGTCGTTGTAGCTGGTCTGAGTGGTGAGGCCGGCGGCCTTGTACTGCTGGCTGTTCCCGTTGCGGGTGGCGACGCCGAACCCGACCCCTCCGTTGTCGGTGAGGTACAAGTGCCGGTCAGTGAGTGTTGACGTTCCGGTCTGTGTGTTGCCGAACCCGAGCAGGCGCCCTCCGGAGGTGGCCCCTGGCGTGGTCTTGAACCAGACAGAGACACTGAATGTCTCCGGGGCGCTGGCCAGCAGACGGGTGCTGACCATTCCTGCGGCACTGCCGAACGCCAGGGCGGGGCTGTCTCCCGCGCAGGATCCGGCGGTGCGTCGGACGGCGCCGGAGAGGATGCCGTCATTTCCGGTCCGGCTGCCGTCCTCGGCCGCCGGTCCGGACGCCTCATTGAAGCCGAAGAACAGCGCGGGGTTGTCCTGGGCGGGGCGGAACAGGCAGTCGTAGGAGCTTGCGGCGGCAAAGGTGCCGGCCTGGGCTGGCGTTGCGGCGGAGAACGCAGCGTGGGCCGGAGCCGCCAGCAACAGCTGCGGGGTGACGAGGACCGGAAGTGAGGCCAGGCAGAGCAGGGTGCGGACGGCGGTGGCCCGTCGCGCCGCAGTCCGGGCACGCCGCCGGATGGCCCGGCGGGTGGCGGGGAGGTGCCGGTGTTGCGACTGCCTCGGGGCGCCGCCGGCAACGGGCGCGGCGGGCGCTCCGCCGTCGTGCCGGCCTGCGCTGGAACCGGCGGCTGCGGCCACCGTCAGCGCTGAGATTCCGGCGAACAGGGCGGCGAGATTGGCCCAGTTCTTTTCGGCGAACCACACCACCGGGAGCCCGACGTAGGGGACCCTGAGAACTGCCACGCCGCGGACCGCTTCGGGTGCCACGGGGGAAGAATCATTGGCCGCGTTGGCGTCGCCGCGCAGGATGAGCTTGCCGTCCGGGGTGTCCTGAACGTAGCGGTGCAGCCGCAGCCTCCCTGCATGGTCCGGGTCATCGACCAGCAGGACATGGCCCAAAGCGGCCGTTCCGGTGGGGATGGGCCGGGCGATGAGCACGTCACCGGCTGATATCCGGGGTTCCATGGACCCCGTCATCACAGTGGTGGGAATCCAGCCAAGGGCGAAGGGGAGCAACGCCCAGGCCAGCATCCCGAGGAGGGCGAAGAGTATGGATTGCGCCGCGAAGGTGACGGCGAGGCGGACGGGCCCAACGACGGCGGCCTCCGGGCCGCCGTCGTTCGGTGCTGCGGGGACAGCCGCAGCTGCCGGGCTGGTCTCGGGGGAAGCGACGGAATAACCGTGGATCCTGGGGGCGGCTGCATGCACCCGGTGCCGGAGACCGGGGGTGTGGGGGGTACTGCTTTCCGGAGTTCCGCCGATGGTGCCGCGGGACGTCCGGGCAGCACGGTCCCCGGACGTCGCGGGCAGTCGGCTCGGTCCGGGCATCGGCTTAGCTGT harbors:
- a CDS encoding LamG-like jellyroll fold domain-containing protein, giving the protein MPGPSRLPATSGDRAARTSRGTIGGTPESSTPHTPGLRHRVHAAAPRIHGYSVASPETSPAAAAVPAAPNDGGPEAAVVGPVRLAVTFAAQSILFALLGMLAWALLPFALGWIPTTVMTGSMEPRISAGDVLIARPIPTGTAALGHVLLVDDPDHAGRLRLHRYVQDTPDGKLILRGDANAANDSSPVAPEAVRGVAVLRVPYVGLPVVWFAEKNWANLAALFAGISALTVAAAAGSSAGRHDGGAPAAPVAGGAPRQSQHRHLPATRRAIRRRARTAARRATAVRTLLCLASLPVLVTPQLLLAAPAHAAFSAATPAQAGTFAAASSYDCLFRPAQDNPALFFGFNEASGPAAEDGSRTGNDGILSGAVRRTAGSCAGDSPALAFGSAAGMVSTRLLASAPETFSVSVWFKTTPGATSGGRLLGFGNTQTGTSTLTDRHLYLTDNGGVGFGVATRNGNSQQYKAAGLTTQTSYNDGRWHLATATSGPAGSVLYIDGVPKADNPRLVAERTYDGYWRVGYDSMDFDKNREWPGAAENTIFRGSIDNAAVYPTVLTQSQVGALYAAGR